One genomic segment of Paenibacillus durus includes these proteins:
- a CDS encoding carbohydrate ABC transporter permease, which produces MQTAMNAHKREHISTFSRQRRRETLVGYSFVTPAVLLLIFFLVLPFLLAVVFGFTKFNLLRPDKIHFTGFDNYKLLFTDGLFYKSLWNTLYFTIIVVPVQSGVALMLALLVNNSLKLRNVFRIAYFSPVVTSMTVIAILWISLYNPNEGLINSALHFFGISNQPFLRSSSQAMNSIIFMSVWQAAGYQMMIFLAGLQGISKDLYEASSIDGANKLQQLRYITIPSLYNVTVFVLTITTIQAVKLFVQPYIMTNGGPENSTRTLALLIYQQGFQFRNAGYASAISVIFFLIVVLISFSMKKFLRDK; this is translated from the coding sequence ATGCAAACGGCAATGAATGCGCATAAGCGCGAGCATATATCAACTTTTAGCCGGCAGAGAAGACGGGAAACGCTGGTTGGCTATTCATTTGTCACGCCGGCGGTTCTCCTGCTGATCTTTTTTCTGGTGCTGCCTTTTCTGCTTGCCGTGGTCTTCGGATTTACGAAATTCAATCTACTGCGTCCGGATAAAATTCATTTTACCGGGTTTGACAATTACAAGCTGCTCTTTACCGACGGCCTGTTCTATAAATCGCTCTGGAACACTTTATATTTCACGATAATTGTCGTGCCGGTTCAATCGGGCGTAGCCTTGATGCTGGCTCTGCTCGTCAACAACAGCCTCAAGCTGCGGAATGTGTTCCGGATTGCCTACTTCAGTCCGGTTGTCACCTCCATGACTGTTATCGCAATTCTTTGGATTTCTCTCTATAACCCGAATGAAGGATTGATTAACTCGGCGCTTCATTTCTTCGGCATTTCGAACCAGCCTTTTCTGCGCAGCTCCTCCCAGGCGATGAATTCGATTATCTTTATGTCGGTTTGGCAGGCGGCCGGCTACCAAATGATGATTTTTCTGGCCGGTCTTCAGGGAATCTCGAAGGATTTATATGAAGCCTCCTCAATTGACGGGGCGAACAAGCTTCAGCAGCTTCGCTACATTACCATACCGAGCCTCTACAATGTAACGGTCTTTGTGCTGACGATTACGACGATTCAGGCTGTGAAGCTGTTCGTTCAGCCTTACATCATGACGAATGGCGGTCCGGAGAACTCGACCCGAACGCTGGCTCTGCTGATTTACCAGCAAGGCTTCCAGTTCCGAAATGCGGGATACGCTTCCGCCATTTCCGTTATCTTCTTCCTGATTGTCGTCTTGATCTCATTTTCGATGAAAAAATTTCTCAGAGATAAATAA
- a CDS encoding sensor histidine kinase, with product MRRVKTFLFQMSLRTKLTLSFIAVTVLSLSVMAVGYTVKSSDVILKNASETSLGLVRMGNQSLDSSLVRVEQSAINMHLDEDLFQFFNTENLRLRDITNDSDRKITRILQKYFPSSEDMFSVNLVTREYTFGETPSFWIPKKDYSLSNIYKIGTESRSSITWIPTYNLLEQFYSTAPSEKDQYVFTATRLMNFAIVRNNILIQMKKSVERPILVVNFQEFMFQHALEESLNVEGSYYHMFTREGAVLSSSELAGDPAKISRKWIANAISKKSGTEYITLGGQKLVVCFDTMKTTGWLSAVFIPYKNLKRTLPDMFEYTLYSMVIITLISVAVAALLSGRIIMPLIKLLRGINRSGDGHFNTYIESAGTKELNIIIHKFNQMNESIYTLIEENYTAKMKELEAELKALNFQFNPHFLYNTLNIINYLAIENKQSLISKMLVELSEMLEYTAHSPGKVIFSEDLNYLKNYVFIMSRRFEDKFAVTYEIDPELESHWVPKFFLQPFIENALVHALEDKEQGGLIHVTGQIDDTGRIFTVTDNGKGMSPEMIARVLEIHEDSGAAVSIGIQNVNHRIKLLYGPAFGVDIRSQLNMGTTVILRLPLDMAESGLRHLE from the coding sequence GTGCGGAGAGTCAAAACATTTCTGTTTCAAATGAGCCTGCGGACCAAGCTGACGCTCTCCTTTATCGCTGTGACCGTCTTATCTCTATCGGTTATGGCTGTGGGATATACCGTCAAAAGCTCCGATGTGATTCTGAAGAATGCCAGTGAAACGTCACTGGGACTTGTGCGGATGGGCAATCAATCGCTGGACAGCAGCCTGGTCAGGGTGGAGCAGAGCGCCATCAACATGCATCTGGATGAGGATCTGTTTCAATTTTTCAATACGGAAAACTTGCGGCTAAGGGACATCACCAATGACTCGGACCGTAAAATTACGCGGATATTGCAAAAATACTTTCCAAGCTCGGAGGATATGTTCTCGGTTAATCTGGTAACAAGGGAGTACACCTTTGGAGAAACACCTTCCTTTTGGATTCCCAAGAAGGATTACTCCCTCTCCAACATTTATAAGATAGGAACCGAATCGCGCAGCAGCATAACCTGGATTCCCACCTATAATCTGCTGGAGCAGTTTTACTCGACCGCTCCTTCGGAGAAAGACCAATATGTCTTTACGGCGACACGGTTAATGAATTTTGCGATTGTCCGGAACAACATCCTGATCCAAATGAAGAAGAGTGTGGAGCGGCCGATTTTGGTTGTGAACTTTCAGGAATTCATGTTTCAGCATGCCCTCGAGGAAAGTTTGAACGTTGAAGGCTCTTATTACCATATGTTCACCCGGGAAGGGGCTGTTCTATCCAGTTCGGAGTTGGCTGGTGATCCAGCCAAAATAAGCCGGAAATGGATAGCGAACGCTATAAGCAAGAAGAGCGGCACGGAATACATTACGCTCGGCGGGCAGAAACTGGTCGTCTGCTTCGATACGATGAAGACGACAGGCTGGCTGTCGGCGGTGTTTATTCCGTATAAAAATTTGAAGCGGACACTCCCCGACATGTTCGAGTACACCCTGTACTCCATGGTGATCATTACCCTGATATCGGTGGCGGTCGCGGCGCTGCTGTCCGGCCGCATCATCATGCCGCTTATCAAGCTGCTGCGCGGCATCAACCGAAGCGGAGACGGTCACTTTAATACCTATATCGAATCGGCGGGCACCAAGGAGCTTAACATTATCATTCACAAATTCAACCAGATGAATGAAAGCATCTACACGCTGATTGAAGAAAACTACACAGCAAAGATGAAAGAGCTGGAGGCGGAGCTTAAAGCTCTTAATTTCCAGTTCAATCCACACTTTTTATATAATACACTGAATATTATCAACTATTTGGCGATTGAAAATAAACAGTCCCTGATCAGCAAAATGCTGGTTGAGCTGTCGGAAATGCTGGAGTATACGGCCCATAGCCCGGGGAAGGTTATTTTCTCCGAGGATCTGAACTATCTGAAAAATTACGTGTTTATTATGAGCCGCCGTTTTGAGGACAAATTCGCGGTGACTTATGAGATTGATCCGGAACTGGAAAGCCACTGGGTGCCCAAGTTTTTTTTACAGCCGTTTATTGAGAACGCCCTGGTTCACGCACTTGAGGATAAGGAGCAGGGGGGACTTATTCATGTGACGGGGCAGATTGACGATACCGGCAGAATATTCACCGTGACTGACAACGGTAAAGGGATGTCCCCCGAGATGATAGCCCGTGTGCTGGAAATTCATGAGGATTCTGGCGCCGCAGTTTCCATTGGAATCCAGAATGTGAACCATCGGATCAAGCTGCTGTATGGTCCAGCTTTTGGTGTGGACATCCGCTCGCAATTGAATATGGGGACGACTGTCATTTTACGGCTTCCCCTGGATATGGCAGAGTCCGGCTTAAGGCACTTGGAGTAG
- a CDS encoding carbohydrate ABC transporter permease, producing the protein MRNTRTKLLLYVLNFIMSLLFIIPLLWMIVSSLKPENQIFADLSSLKSLLPLHITLDNYRSAFERIPMLKYLFNSIFYVSVICISGLGVNSICGYALAKLRFRGSEFILVSIIALMIVPFESILMPLYLVVNALHWVNTWFALIVPFIANCFSIFMFRQFFMDIPNEILESASIDGSGPLKTFASIVVPLSGPVFATVFILDFISHWGDFMWPILVTTGESLRNIQLGIQTFFTLPPIFYGQIMATLTFTTVPIIVLFLLLQKYYVQGITSAGIKG; encoded by the coding sequence ATGAGAAATACCCGGACGAAGCTGCTGTTGTACGTTCTTAATTTTATAATGTCACTGCTGTTCATTATCCCGCTGTTATGGATGATTGTTTCCTCGCTCAAGCCGGAGAACCAAATTTTTGCCGATCTGAGCTCGCTGAAATCATTGCTGCCTCTTCATATCACCTTGGACAATTACAGGTCGGCGTTTGAGCGCATCCCAATGTTGAAATATCTGTTCAACAGCATTTTTTACGTGTCCGTCATTTGCATCAGCGGCCTTGGGGTAAATTCGATTTGCGGATATGCGCTGGCCAAGCTGCGGTTCAGGGGCAGTGAGTTCATTCTTGTGAGTATAATCGCCTTGATGATCGTTCCGTTTGAGAGCATCCTGATGCCGCTGTACCTGGTAGTTAACGCTTTGCATTGGGTCAATACCTGGTTTGCCTTGATCGTTCCGTTTATCGCGAACTGTTTTAGCATTTTTATGTTCCGCCAGTTTTTTATGGACATTCCGAATGAAATATTGGAGTCCGCTTCTATCGACGGATCGGGTCCGCTGAAGACCTTTGCATCCATCGTTGTTCCGCTCTCGGGACCGGTTTTTGCAACCGTGTTCATCCTGGATTTCATAAGTCATTGGGGAGATTTCATGTGGCCGATTCTGGTGACAACAGGGGAATCACTGCGTAATATTCAGCTTGGCATCCAGACTTTCTTCACGCTGCCCCCGATCTTTTACGGGCAAATTATGGCGACGCTGACCTTCACGACCGTCCCGATCATTGTACTGTTCCTGCTGCTGCAAAAATATTATGTACAAGGAATTACCAGCGCAGGAATCAAAGGTTGA
- a CDS encoding PolC-type DNA polymerase III: MEYSDERRKRFELLMKQGDIPPALIDPYFLDGYIDRVEISRGNRDWRVVVVKQTLVPAQAYRTFCLRVRERMQHIAKVGFLFKYEEQVSRADIFHEYWGLFLEWVHREIPSVNGWLTRSGQELQGDTLLLNMSDQMSLELARKKGIDGAIVRFYDTYFGLSLRVKVQLAEKGNGAEEFEEFQQKLQQEQREIIEQMMTAIETEVSSENEDGEEVVPLQVGYDIKDQPVPIMEIQDEEKKITIQGTIFGLDRKELRNGSTLFTFSLTDFTDSLQMKMFAKTKDDLKVMSQLANGKWVKARGRVEYDRFMQTPELVMIPSDLSEVSAPPARKDNAPQKRVEFHLHSAMSTMDAVAPIDAYIKTAAKWGHPAIAVTDHGGVQCYPEAGKAAKKNGIKMLYGVEANVVNDAVNVVENPQPLELKTATYVVFDIETTGLSITRNNITELAAVKMQGGQEIDRYTTFVNPHEKIPYHIQQLTNITDDMVKDAPDLEPVLHDFVKFAQDSVLVAHNARFDMGFIQASLAKFGLPPLPNPSLDTLELARLLHPNMKNHRLNTLADKYKVLLESHHRAVDDTVALGGVLNGLLADAEKLKGLTMLDRLNDEVGKDLSNTRPFHCCIYALNMTGKKNLYKLVSLSHTDYFKRVPCIPKSKLEEMRDGLLVISGCERGEFFEAVLNKTVEEAMEVAAFYDVLEIQPLTMYMHLVDKGFVASPEELRGVVRRICEIGEKLNKPVIATGNVHYLEPRDKLFRDITIHGITGFSPLKDQRKPDAHFRTTEEMLQEFDFLGEDKALEVVVTNTVELAERFEAIELFPDKLFTPIIDGADEEIRETCYRTARSIYGEELPEVVVARLEKELEPIIKYGFSANYLISERLVKKSNQDGYLVGSRGSVGSSVVATFLGISEVNPLPAHYICLNPECRHSEWFLDGSVPSGFDLPDKACPNCGGKLKGEGQDIPFETFLGFKGDKVPDIDLNFSGEYQPHAHNYTKVLFGPKSVFRAGTIGTVAEKTAFGFAKKYEEDHHKRWRGAELSRLAAGCTGVKRNTGQHPGGIVVVPDYIEVEDITPIQYPADDVNSEWKTTHFDYHAFDANLLKLDILGHDDPTMMRMLQDLTGVDPTSIPMNDPKVMSMFNSTDALGVTPEQIRTPVATYGVPEMGTKFVRQMLVESKPSSFADLLQISGLSHGTGVWLGNAQELIKNNTCNIKTVIGCRDDIMLYLIYKAGMDAGLAFKITESVRKGKGLTPEWIEEMKKCKVPMWYIDSCLKIQYMFPKAHAAAYVISAVRTAYFKLNYPIHYYATYFSVRAEDFDIELCCQGYDAIHRQIVEIEAKGFQALPKEKAMLPILEMALEMTARGFTFKSIDLYRSDATKFTVDGDSLIPPFSALAGIGDNAAKNIAAAKDAGEFLSIEDFQQKSKASKTIVELLTGMGCFRGLPESNQLSLF; encoded by the coding sequence ATGGAATACAGCGATGAGAGAAGAAAGCGGTTCGAGCTGCTGATGAAACAGGGAGATATCCCACCGGCACTTATAGATCCTTATTTTCTGGATGGTTATATCGACAGGGTGGAGATCAGCCGAGGCAACCGGGATTGGCGCGTCGTTGTAGTGAAGCAGACTCTCGTTCCGGCACAGGCATATCGGACGTTTTGCTTGAGAGTGCGGGAGCGGATGCAGCATATCGCGAAAGTCGGGTTCTTGTTCAAGTACGAGGAGCAGGTGAGCCGGGCTGACATTTTCCACGAATATTGGGGACTGTTCCTCGAATGGGTTCACCGTGAGATTCCCTCCGTCAATGGCTGGTTAACTCGTTCGGGACAGGAGCTTCAGGGAGACACGCTGCTGCTGAACATGAGCGATCAGATGTCATTGGAGCTGGCGCGGAAAAAAGGCATCGACGGAGCGATTGTCCGTTTTTACGATACGTACTTTGGACTATCCCTGCGTGTAAAAGTGCAGCTTGCGGAAAAAGGAAACGGCGCGGAGGAATTCGAGGAATTCCAGCAAAAGCTCCAGCAGGAGCAGCGGGAAATTATTGAGCAGATGATGACGGCCATCGAGACTGAAGTATCCTCAGAAAATGAAGACGGCGAAGAGGTCGTTCCGCTTCAGGTCGGTTACGATATCAAAGACCAACCCGTGCCAATTATGGAAATTCAGGACGAGGAGAAAAAAATCACCATTCAGGGAACGATTTTCGGACTCGACCGCAAGGAGCTGCGCAACGGAAGCACGCTGTTCACGTTCAGCTTGACCGACTTTACGGATTCCCTGCAAATGAAGATGTTCGCCAAAACAAAAGACGACCTGAAAGTGATGAGCCAGCTCGCAAACGGGAAATGGGTAAAAGCGCGTGGACGGGTGGAGTACGACCGTTTCATGCAAACTCCGGAACTGGTGATGATTCCGTCGGACCTGTCCGAGGTGTCTGCTCCGCCGGCCCGCAAGGACAATGCGCCGCAGAAGCGGGTGGAGTTTCATCTTCACAGCGCAATGAGCACAATGGATGCGGTAGCCCCAATCGACGCCTATATCAAAACCGCGGCCAAATGGGGGCATCCGGCAATTGCCGTCACCGACCATGGCGGGGTCCAGTGCTACCCAGAAGCCGGCAAAGCGGCAAAGAAGAACGGCATCAAAATGCTGTACGGCGTAGAAGCGAATGTAGTCAATGATGCGGTAAATGTGGTCGAGAATCCGCAGCCGCTAGAGCTTAAAACCGCTACCTATGTCGTCTTCGATATCGAGACCACCGGGCTGTCCATTACGCGGAACAATATCACTGAGCTTGCCGCCGTCAAAATGCAGGGCGGGCAGGAAATCGACCGCTACACAACCTTTGTCAATCCGCATGAGAAAATCCCTTATCATATCCAGCAGCTTACGAATATCACGGACGATATGGTTAAGGATGCGCCGGATTTGGAGCCGGTGCTGCATGATTTCGTGAAGTTTGCCCAGGACAGCGTGCTTGTGGCGCATAACGCCCGGTTCGATATGGGGTTTATCCAGGCATCGCTTGCCAAGTTTGGGCTCCCGCCTTTGCCCAATCCTTCACTTGATACGCTGGAATTGGCGCGACTGCTGCATCCGAATATGAAAAATCACCGGCTCAACACGTTGGCCGACAAATATAAAGTTTTGCTGGAAAGCCATCACCGCGCGGTAGACGATACGGTGGCGCTAGGTGGAGTTCTGAACGGACTTTTGGCAGACGCCGAGAAGCTGAAAGGGCTGACGATGCTGGACCGTCTGAACGACGAGGTCGGTAAGGATCTGTCCAACACACGTCCGTTTCACTGCTGTATTTACGCACTGAATATGACCGGAAAGAAGAACCTGTACAAGCTGGTATCCTTATCTCACACCGATTATTTCAAGCGCGTGCCTTGCATTCCAAAGTCGAAGCTGGAGGAAATGCGCGACGGCCTGCTGGTTATTTCCGGATGCGAGCGGGGCGAGTTCTTCGAGGCCGTCTTGAACAAAACGGTAGAGGAAGCGATGGAAGTCGCCGCCTTCTATGACGTGCTGGAAATCCAGCCGCTGACGATGTATATGCATTTGGTGGATAAAGGCTTTGTGGCAAGCCCCGAAGAGCTGCGCGGCGTCGTGCGGCGAATCTGCGAAATCGGGGAGAAGCTGAACAAACCGGTCATCGCTACCGGAAATGTGCACTATTTGGAGCCGCGCGATAAGCTGTTCCGCGACATTACAATTCACGGTATTACCGGATTCAGTCCGCTGAAGGATCAGCGCAAGCCGGATGCCCATTTCCGGACGACGGAAGAAATGCTGCAGGAATTTGATTTCCTGGGCGAGGATAAGGCGCTTGAGGTCGTCGTGACCAATACGGTGGAACTGGCGGAGCGCTTCGAAGCGATTGAGCTGTTCCCCGACAAGCTGTTTACGCCGATTATTGATGGGGCGGATGAGGAAATCCGCGAAACCTGCTACCGGACTGCAAGATCCATTTATGGTGAGGAACTGCCCGAGGTGGTTGTCGCCCGCCTGGAAAAAGAGCTGGAGCCGATCATCAAGTACGGCTTCTCCGCCAACTATCTCATATCTGAGCGGCTGGTTAAAAAATCGAACCAGGACGGGTACCTCGTCGGCTCCCGGGGTTCGGTCGGCTCTTCCGTCGTTGCAACCTTCCTCGGCATTTCCGAGGTCAATCCGCTCCCGGCGCATTACATCTGCCTCAATCCGGAATGCCGCCACAGCGAGTGGTTCCTCGACGGCAGTGTGCCGAGCGGCTTCGACCTGCCGGATAAGGCATGTCCGAACTGCGGCGGGAAGCTGAAAGGTGAGGGGCAGGATATACCGTTCGAGACATTCCTCGGCTTCAAGGGCGATAAGGTGCCTGATATCGATCTTAACTTTTCCGGTGAGTACCAGCCGCATGCGCATAATTATACGAAGGTGCTGTTCGGACCGAAAAGCGTCTTCCGGGCGGGTACGATCGGTACCGTGGCCGAGAAGACCGCGTTCGGTTTCGCCAAGAAGTACGAGGAGGATCATCATAAGCGCTGGCGCGGCGCCGAGCTCAGCCGTCTGGCTGCGGGCTGTACGGGCGTCAAACGGAATACGGGCCAGCATCCCGGCGGCATCGTCGTCGTGCCGGATTACATCGAGGTTGAAGACATTACACCGATTCAATATCCGGCCGACGACGTGAATTCGGAATGGAAGACGACACATTTCGACTATCACGCCTTCGACGCCAACCTGCTCAAGCTCGATATTCTGGGCCATGACGATCCAACGATGATGCGGATGCTGCAGGATTTGACCGGCGTCGATCCGACTTCGATTCCAATGAACGACCCGAAGGTCATGAGCATGTTCAACTCGACGGATGCACTTGGCGTGACGCCGGAGCAGATTCGAACGCCTGTCGCCACCTACGGGGTGCCGGAGATGGGCACAAAGTTTGTCCGTCAAATGCTCGTTGAATCGAAGCCGTCGAGCTTTGCCGATCTTTTGCAGATTTCAGGCTTGTCCCACGGAACGGGAGTTTGGCTTGGCAACGCGCAGGAGCTCATCAAGAACAACACCTGTAACATCAAGACGGTTATCGGCTGCCGTGACGACATTATGCTCTATCTGATTTACAAAGCGGGCATGGACGCTGGGCTGGCGTTCAAGATCACGGAAAGCGTGCGGAAAGGCAAAGGATTGACACCTGAATGGATTGAGGAAATGAAGAAATGCAAGGTGCCGATGTGGTATATCGATTCCTGCCTCAAAATCCAGTACATGTTCCCGAAAGCCCACGCCGCAGCCTATGTCATCTCCGCCGTGCGGACCGCGTATTTTAAGCTGAATTACCCGATACACTATTATGCGACATACTTCTCGGTTCGCGCCGAAGATTTCGACATTGAGCTGTGCTGCCAAGGCTATGACGCTATTCATAGGCAGATTGTCGAGATTGAGGCGAAGGGCTTCCAAGCTCTGCCAAAAGAAAAAGCAATGCTGCCGATCCTCGAAATGGCGCTCGAAATGACGGCCCGCGGCTTTACGTTCAAGAGCATCGATCTGTACCGCTCGGACGCCACCAAGTTCACGGTTGACGGAGACAGCCTCATCCCTCCATTCTCTGCGCTGGCCGGTATCGGCGATAATGCAGCGAAGAATATCGCCGCGGCTAAAGATGCCGGAGAGTTTCTATCGATTGAGGATTTTCAGCAGAAATCCAAGGCGAGTAAGACGATCGTCGAGCTGCTCACCGGTATGGGCTGCTTCCGTGGATTACCGGAGAGCAACCAGCTATCCTTGTTCTGA
- a CDS encoding ABC transporter substrate-binding protein, with translation MKKGILLSLLAVSLLAGCSGGGTQNANSSSGGQGEGSAVELTFWRPQASEVEDNVYVKRIEEFNQANKGKIHVKMEVITRGNSFAYEDKINAAVASHTLPDVLAMDGPNIANYAASEIIIPLDEYFSKEDLDDFVPSILQQGSYQGKFYAPGLNESSVVLFYNKKIMAEHGITPPDKIENAWTWDDWYDVMKKTSKDGVFGTNMINDKGEWMTYAFEQLWISGGTDIVNKEGTTAEGFVNSPQGVEAANFLQKLANEKLFNIDPKPTEFEEGKAATKLGGPWNIPGFKNYPDLEWGITYFPKKAGGIQTAPSGSWAVGVSADTKHPKEAAEVIKWITNKDSSTQLARAISMPASRKSAFESLTEYNELPLRIIKEQVTGVSHARPVTPAYPVLTQKFAEALTDIMVGADVKKSLDNVASTYDEEYKRNFAE, from the coding sequence ATGAAAAAGGGGATTCTACTATCACTCTTGGCCGTGTCACTGCTCGCGGGATGCTCCGGCGGCGGGACCCAAAACGCCAATTCAAGCAGTGGCGGACAGGGAGAAGGATCGGCGGTTGAGCTCACCTTCTGGCGTCCGCAGGCCAGCGAAGTTGAGGACAATGTGTATGTAAAGCGGATTGAAGAGTTTAATCAGGCCAATAAAGGGAAGATCCATGTCAAGATGGAGGTCATTACCCGGGGCAACTCTTTTGCTTACGAAGACAAAATCAATGCCGCCGTCGCTTCCCATACTCTTCCGGATGTTCTGGCAATGGACGGACCTAACATCGCCAACTATGCGGCCTCGGAGATTATTATCCCGCTTGATGAGTATTTCTCCAAGGAAGATCTGGACGATTTCGTCCCTTCGATCCTTCAGCAAGGCTCGTACCAGGGCAAATTTTACGCGCCGGGCTTGAACGAGTCCTCCGTCGTCCTTTTCTATAACAAAAAAATTATGGCTGAACACGGAATAACGCCTCCGGACAAAATCGAAAATGCCTGGACCTGGGACGACTGGTACGACGTGATGAAGAAGACGTCCAAGGACGGCGTGTTCGGCACGAACATGATCAACGACAAAGGGGAATGGATGACCTACGCCTTCGAGCAGTTATGGATTTCCGGCGGAACGGATATTGTCAATAAGGAAGGGACAACCGCCGAAGGATTTGTCAACAGCCCGCAGGGTGTTGAGGCGGCCAATTTCCTGCAAAAGCTGGCTAATGAGAAGCTGTTCAATATTGATCCGAAGCCGACGGAGTTTGAGGAAGGGAAAGCGGCTACCAAGCTCGGCGGTCCCTGGAACATTCCGGGCTTCAAAAACTATCCGGACCTGGAGTGGGGCATCACTTATTTCCCCAAAAAAGCGGGAGGCATTCAAACGGCTCCTTCGGGCAGTTGGGCCGTAGGGGTATCGGCCGACACGAAGCATCCGAAAGAAGCGGCGGAGGTCATTAAATGGATTACGAATAAAGATAGCTCGACCCAATTAGCAAGGGCGATCAGCATGCCCGCCAGCCGCAAATCGGCGTTTGAGAGCTTGACGGAATATAATGAACTTCCGCTTCGCATTATCAAGGAGCAGGTTACTGGCGTGTCGCATGCGAGACCGGTTACTCCGGCGTATCCGGTGCTGACGCAGAAATTTGCCGAGGCCTTGACGGATATTATGGTCGGCGCGGATGTCAAAAAGTCCCTGGACAACGTGGCGTCCACTTATGATGAAGAGTACAAGCGCAATTTTGCCGAATAG
- a CDS encoding response regulator transcription factor, producing the protein MNRIMVVDDEAIQRRVLGKMIREYLPGCEVVEAGNGKTALDIVQMASFDVVITDIKMPIMDGFDFIEHMNKLSSATRIIILSSYRYFEYAQRALRLGAFDYVLKPVKEETIGVLLDKVRESIEKEKRISPEEISREQFHISMNAYYGHLLGEWIQNGVSAAKFQELQQQYSLEPCGAVIVTRIEDNTPGELYPEGLDDIRGGMPGMLANLLSSSDRVVSFFASNRNLTMISVITAKHPDEVITPILLSDLEEYGHRLSARYQLSFAVGVGNVRADFFREAAGSYKEAVDAADFRYFLGGDRVVSYAAISGRIAPLHYDFHKDEELFKEYIRTDKADLLLKHTDDLFRQFLENGLPYREQWLKSIVQLVLHIAPAVKGFFSEEAYQCALQKAESSLTACISFKDCREQFVEILKGFMMIMQTSRRKKHAEVIEKCVNYIEEHYTMDISLEHAANLLYFSPNYLSMIFKNYLGVSFTKYLSDIRLEKAVQLLRAGDMKVYEIAGKVGFKDEKYFYRVFKAKYGLTPDEYRKKNALPLSPS; encoded by the coding sequence ATGAACAGAATTATGGTTGTCGATGATGAAGCGATTCAGAGAAGGGTGCTTGGCAAAATGATCCGGGAATACCTGCCTGGATGTGAGGTTGTCGAGGCCGGCAACGGAAAGACCGCGCTGGATATTGTCCAAATGGCTTCATTTGATGTCGTAATTACAGATATTAAAATGCCAATCATGGACGGATTCGATTTCATTGAGCATATGAATAAGCTTTCCTCCGCTACCCGAATCATCATCTTAAGCAGCTACCGTTATTTTGAATATGCCCAGCGGGCCCTCCGGTTAGGCGCTTTCGATTATGTGCTCAAGCCAGTGAAGGAGGAGACCATTGGTGTTCTGCTCGACAAGGTTCGGGAAAGTATAGAAAAAGAAAAAAGGATTTCGCCCGAAGAGATCAGCAGGGAGCAATTTCACATCAGCATGAATGCGTACTATGGGCATTTGCTGGGAGAATGGATACAGAACGGGGTTTCCGCAGCGAAATTCCAGGAGCTTCAGCAGCAGTATTCGCTGGAGCCCTGCGGGGCGGTCATTGTAACGCGCATTGAGGACAATACTCCCGGCGAGCTGTACCCTGAAGGTCTGGATGATATTCGGGGGGGAATGCCCGGGATGCTCGCGAACCTGCTGAGTTCCTCGGACCGGGTCGTGTCCTTTTTTGCTTCGAATCGCAACCTGACCATGATCTCGGTAATTACGGCGAAGCATCCTGACGAAGTAATCACCCCTATATTGCTCTCGGATCTGGAAGAATATGGACACCGACTTTCCGCAAGATATCAGCTGTCGTTTGCCGTAGGCGTAGGCAATGTGCGCGCCGATTTCTTCCGCGAAGCCGCCGGCTCCTATAAAGAAGCGGTTGACGCAGCCGATTTTCGCTACTTTTTGGGCGGGGACCGTGTCGTTTCGTATGCTGCAATTTCCGGCCGGATTGCACCATTGCATTACGACTTCCATAAAGATGAGGAATTGTTCAAAGAATATATCAGAACGGACAAGGCCGATTTATTGCTCAAGCATACGGATGACTTGTTCCGCCAGTTTCTGGAGAATGGGCTGCCTTACCGGGAGCAGTGGCTTAAATCGATCGTTCAGCTTGTGCTGCATATCGCTCCGGCGGTCAAGGGATTTTTCAGTGAAGAGGCTTACCAGTGCGCCCTGCAGAAGGCGGAAAGCAGTCTGACAGCTTGCATCAGCTTTAAGGATTGTAGGGAGCAGTTTGTCGAAATCCTGAAAGGGTTCATGATGATTATGCAAACCAGCCGCAGAAAGAAACATGCCGAAGTCATTGAAAAATGCGTCAATTATATTGAAGAGCATTATACCATGGACATCTCTCTTGAGCATGCAGCCAATCTGCTGTATTTCAGCCCCAACTACTTAAGCATGATTTTCAAAAACTATCTTGGAGTTTCCTTTACGAAATATTTGTCGGATATCCGGCTGGAAAAGGCGGTTCAACTGCTGAGAGCCGGCGACATGAAGGTATATGAAATTGCTGGAAAAGTTGGATTCAAGGATGAAAAATATTTTTACCGCGTGTTTAAAGCGAAATATGGCCTTACTCCTGATGAATACCGTAAAAAGAATGCTTTGCCATTGTCACCGTCCTGA